CCCGGCGCGCCGGGTGGCCCTCCTGCATTCGCCCCGCGCTCCGGGGACCTTCCCGGGCCGCCGCGCGTATCACCGGCGGCCCGGGACGCCCCCGGAGCCACGCCGGTCGCCCACACCTCCCCGCCGATGCGCCCGTCGCGACGAGCCCTCACCGCCCTGCTCCTCGGGGCCTCCGCCCTCGCCGCCTCCGGGTGCGAGCTGGCCGAGGTGACCACCGCCGAGCCGGGCGACGTGCTGGTGGTGGAGGCCGTACTCCGCACCGACCGCCCCTTCCAGAACGTCCTCCTGCACCGCACCCTGCAGGGGCGCACCATTCCCGGCGAGACCCGGGCGCGCGTGCGGGTGCGCACGGAGAGCGGGGAGGAGATCGTCTTCGAGCAGACCCCGCGCGAAGACTGCTTCCCCGGGATCGGCCGGCTCCTCCGCGGCCAGGACACCCTCCGGGTGGAGGCCACCTGCTACGAAGCGCCCGGGGGCCTGGAGGGGAGCTGGGTCGTCCCCGGCCGGCGCTACGAGCTGCTGGTGGAGACCACCCGCGGCGAGCGTGTGCGCGGCGTGACCACCGTTCCCGGCGACTTCGACCTCCGCGGGCTCCCCCGCGCCCTGCGCGACGCCGCGACGGGCGACCGCCGGTGCTTCCTTCCCCCGGGCACGCCGCTCCCCCTCACCTGGTCCACCTCGCGGGGCGCCTGGGCCTACCTCACCGAGATGGAGGTGTACGGGCTGCGGCGCGTCCTGGGCGGCACCCTCGGGAACGTCCCCGATCCGCTCCGCCTCATCGGCGTCTCCGTCTCCGAGTCCGACACCACGGTGATGGTCCCCGGCGAGATCGGGGTGTTCGACCGCTTCACCATCGACCAGGAGCTGCTCCGCGCCATCCAGGGCGGGTTCCCCGAGGGCGTGCAGGTGCAGCTCGTCGTCGTCGCCGCCGACCGGAACTTCGTCAACGGCGTGCGCGGCGGCCAGTTCAACCCCTCCGGGAGCGTCCGCATCCCCAGCGTCGTCGGCGACGGCGTGGGCGTCTTCGGCTCCATCGTCCCGCGGCGGCTGGTTGTGGAGGTGCGGGGCGGCCAGACCGTCTTCCCCTGCCTGGACGAGTAGGCCTCCCCGCGCCGGGGCGCGCCGGCCCCGAGGTCAGCCGTCGATCGCGTAGACCAGCGTCACCATGGCGGTGACCGTCTGCTCCCCCGCCTCGATCGGGGTCGGGGCTCCCCCCCCGTCCGCAAGGCCGCGCGCCTGCATCGCCTCCATCCGGGCGAACACCGGCGGCGCCCCGCCCGCCGTGCTCGCGTCCAGCACCGAGCCCAGCCGCACCCCCAGCGCGGCCGCGATCGCCGCCGCGTCCGTGCGCGCCTTCGCCACCGCGTTGCGGATCGCCTCCGCCCGCACCGCCTCCGCGTTCTTCAGCCCGAAGCGCATCCCGTGCACCCGGTTGGCCCCGGCCGCGAGCGCCGCGTCGATCAGGCTCCCCACCTGCGCGATCCGCTCCGTCCGCACCGACACCATGTTGGTCACCCGGTAGCCGCGCTGCGTCGGCTCGTTCTCCCCGGGGCGCGGCGGCCCGTAGTCCGGGAAGACCGAGAAGTTGCGGGTCGTGATGTCGCGCCGCGGCACGCCCGCCGAGGTCAGCGCGCGGACCACCCGCTCCATCACCTGCGCATTCTGCTGCGCCGCCGCCTGCGCCGTGGGCGCCGTGGTCTCCACCCCGTAGTCCAGGAACGCCTCGTCCGGCGCGGCCTGCGCCTGCCCGGTGCCGACCACACGGATGGTCCGGGGTCCCGCGTCGGTGGGGCGCGGCTGCTGTGCGCGCAGCACCGCGGGGGCGGCGAGCATCGCCAGGGCCAGCGAGAAGATGTGCATGGGTCCGAGTCTCATGGTCGTCGTGGTTGGGGTGGTCCGGTGCCGCTCGGCCACCCCTTGTACGCCGCGCCCCCCGCCAGGTTGCAGCCGACCTCCGAAAAAAGGAAGAGGGACCCGCCTGGCGGCGGGTCCCTCCGGGTGGGGGGGCGGGCAGCGTCCGAATTGGGTGGGCGGTCCGGCGGAAATCTACCTGCGGGTTCAGGATGGAAACCTGGGGCTGTTGCTGCTGGGTCGCTGTCCCCCCCCGAAGACCTCACCTCTGGGCACCGGGCCTTCCCCGTGGAGGGGTCGACCATCCGGGCTTCGGTGTGGCATCCGTTCGCGGGTAGACTAAGCAAAGGCAGGGCCAATCGGTCGCAAAAACATAAGTACTTTGGCGGCAATCACTTGTGCGTAAACATCCCCGTGCCGCCCCGTGCCCGCCTGGGGAGCGCGTGACACACTTTGGGACGCGCGTGCCCCAGGAGCAACAGGGGCCGGTTTGTCAAGGCGGTGTCGGCGGGGAGCAAGCCGGGAGGGGCGGTGTATACGACGCTCCTTGTCCCGAGCCAGCGTCCGTCCCGAGCCGTTCATGCCCAGGAAATACGCCATCAAGGAAGTTTTTTCCACCCTGCAGGGGGAGGGTGCGCAGGCGGGGAGCCCCGCCGTGTTCCTCCGCTTCGCCGGGTGCAACCTGGGCTACGAAGTGTGCCCCTGGTGCGACACCGACTGGGTGAAGGCCGCGCACACCCTGGAGCTCGACGGCACGCTGGAACTGGTGCGCCAGGCCGCCGAGGCCGGCTTCGGCGCCGAGCGCCCGGGGCTCCTCCTGGTCGCCACCGGCGGCGAGCCCAGCCTCCAGCTCGACCGCCCGCTCGCCGACGCGCTCCGCGCCCGCGGCTACCGGATCTCCATGGAGTCCAACGGCTCCCGTCCCGTGGACCGCTCCCTGGTGGACTGGCTCACCGTCTCCCCCAAGCAGGCCGAGTTCGCCCAGAAGGAGGGCGACGAGCTGAAGGTGCTCTTCACCGGGGGGGCCGCCCCCGGCCCCGCCCCGGACCTGGACGCCATCCGCCGCCTGGCCGGGGGGACCCGCTTCCAGCACTACTTCCTCCAGCCCATCGACCTCCCCGAGCAGGGCGGGCCGAACTACGCCGCCACCGTGCGCGCCGTGATGGAGCTGGGCCCCCCCTGGCGCCTGTCCGTGCAGACCCACAAAGTGACGGGGATCCCGTGAGGCCTGACGCGGTGAGCGCCGCGCCGAACGCAGAGGCCGCCACCCCGGCGGGCCTCCCCCGGACCACACCCACGTCGAGCTGATGCTCCTCCAGGCGATCCTCTTCATTGTCGGCGCGGCAGGCCTGTACTTCGGTGCCGAATGGCTGGTGCGCGGCTCCTCGCGCCTGGCGTGCTCCTTCGGGGTGAGCGCCCTGGTGGTGGGGCTCACCGTCGTGGCCCTGGGCACCTCCGCCCCCGAGCTGGTGGTGAGCACCCTGGCCGCCATCCGCGGCGACGGCGGCGTGGCGGTGGGGAACGTGGTGGGGTCCAACATTCTCAACCTGGCCCTGATCATCGGCGTCGCCGCCCTGCTGATGCCGCTGCAGGTGCAGATGCGCCTGATCTTCCGCGAAGCGCCGGTGATGGTGGCCGCCGCGCTCACCCTCCCGATCCTGGCGTGGGACGGAGCGCTCTCCCGCGTGGACGGGGCGCTCCTCGCCGTGGCCTTCGCCGGCTACCTCGCCTTCGTGATCCGCTCCGCCCGCCACGAGCCCGAAGAGGTCCTGGCGGAGTACGCCGAGTTCAAGGAGCTGCAGGGCCACGGCTCCGAGGCTTCCACCCGGCTGCGCGACACGGGTCTCCTGGTGGTGGGGCTGGCGGTGCTGGCGGTGGGCGCGCACCTCCTGGTGGAGGCCGCGGTCTTCTTCGCGCGGGCGGCGGGCGTGTCCGACGTGGTGGTGGGGCTCACCGTGGTTGCGGTGGGGACCTCGCTCCCCGAGCTCGCCACCTCCGTGGTCGCCGCGCTCAAGAAGGAGGCCGACATCGCGCTGGGGAACGCCATCGGCTCCAACGTCTTCAACAGCCTCATCATCCTGGGCACCGCCTCGCTGGCCCGGCCCATCGTCGTGGACGTCGCTATCTTCGACTTCGAGGTGCCGGTGATGCTCGCCATCAGTATCGCCTTCCCGCTCCTCGCCTACGCGCGCCGCCCCCTGCGCCGCCCGGAGGGGGCGTTCCTCCTCGTCTTCTACGCCGCGTTCACGAGCGTGCTCCTGGTGCGCACGCTCGGCTGATTGATTCCGTCGTGGCGGGCCGCTCCGGAGCCCCGGGAAACTGCCCCCGGGTCTCCTCCGCGGGCTCCGGGAGCCTCACGATACTGCCGTGAGTCTCCCCTCGCCGGAGTGAGCCTCGCCAAACCGCCGGCGAGTCTCCCTCCGCACAGCATCGTACGGGTACTGCGGAACGACAAAACGGCGCCCCACCGGGATCTCCCGGTGGGGCGCCTGCTGCGAGGAAGCCGGAGAGGGTGCTCGGGAGGTGGGGGGAGGCTCCGCAGGAGGTGCGTTTGTTTGAGCCCGCGCGGCAATTCCGTCTCGCCCCGCCGGCCGGGCGAGTTTCGCACCTCCGGAGGAGCCTCCCCCCGCCGACCCCTCGCGACCGAGCCGCCCTCGGGTGCTGTTACAGCCGCACCACCCCCTGCTCGCCCAGCCGCGCCCACACCTCCGCGCGCCGGGCAGCGAATTCCTCGTCGGTCAGCACCGGCCGCGCGCCGGCCGTAGGGAGTGGGTCGTCCAGCTCCACCCAGGACACGCACCCCTCGTAATCGAGCGTGTTGGGGATCACCACGGGCTCCGGGAGCCGGTAGGCACGCAGCACCAGCACGTGCAGGTAGGGCTTGTTGCGGTAGGCGAAGCGCGACTCCACCGTCGCCGGCGTGAGCGGGTGCAGCCCCTCCAGGCGGTGCAGCGCCTCCAGGCTCTCCACGCGCAGGGCGTCCTCGACCACGGCGTAGTGCGTGATCCGTACCCGGTTCACGTCGTGCGGGAGCGCCTCCGCCGCCTCCAGGTACGGGCGGAAGTCGGGGCGCAGCTCGTCCGGGTTCTGGTGGTACAGGGTGGGGAAGAGCCAGAACTCCCGGTGCTCCACCTCGAAGCCCTGCCGCCGCTCGTGGATCCCGCCCTTGCGCACCAGCAGCGTCGTCCGGCCCTCCGCCAGCGCGCGCTCCGTGGCGCCCCACTCCTTC
This genomic stretch from Longimicrobiaceae bacterium harbors:
- a CDS encoding SIMPL domain-containing protein (The SIMPL domain is named for its presence in mouse protein SIMPL (signalling molecule that associates with mouse pelle-like kinase). Bacterial member BP26, from Brucella, was shown to assemble into a channel-like structure, while YggE from E. coli has been associated with resistance to oxidative stress.) — encoded protein: MRLGPMHIFSLALAMLAAPAVLRAQQPRPTDAGPRTIRVVGTGQAQAAPDEAFLDYGVETTAPTAQAAAQQNAQVMERVVRALTSAGVPRRDITTRNFSVFPDYGPPRPGENEPTQRGYRVTNMVSVRTERIAQVGSLIDAALAAGANRVHGMRFGLKNAEAVRAEAIRNAVAKARTDAAAIAAALGVRLGSVLDASTAGGAPPVFARMEAMQARGLADGGGAPTPIEAGEQTVTAMVTLVYAIDG
- a CDS encoding calcium/sodium antiporter, whose amino-acid sequence is MLLQAILFIVGAAGLYFGAEWLVRGSSRLACSFGVSALVVGLTVVALGTSAPELVVSTLAAIRGDGGVAVGNVVGSNILNLALIIGVAALLMPLQVQMRLIFREAPVMVAAALTLPILAWDGALSRVDGALLAVAFAGYLAFVIRSARHEPEEVLAEYAEFKELQGHGSEASTRLRDTGLLVVGLAVLAVGAHLLVEAAVFFARAAGVSDVVVGLTVVAVGTSLPELATSVVAALKKEADIALGNAIGSNVFNSLIILGTASLARPIVVDVAIFDFEVPVMLAISIAFPLLAYARRPLRRPEGAFLLVFYAAFTSVLLVRTLG
- a CDS encoding DUF1802 family protein, with protein sequence MLAENRSALKEWGATERALAEGRTTLLVRKGGIHERRQGFEVEHREFWLFPTLYHQNPDELRPDFRPYLEAAEALPHDVNRVRITHYAVVEDALRVESLEALHRLEGLHPLTPATVESRFAYRNKPYLHVLVLRAYRLPEPVVIPNTLDYEGCVSWVELDDPLPTAGARPVLTDEEFAARRAEVWARLGEQGVVRL